The following coding sequences are from one Salvia hispanica cultivar TCC Black 2014 chromosome 3, UniMelb_Shisp_WGS_1.0, whole genome shotgun sequence window:
- the LOC125217038 gene encoding auxin-induced protein X10A-like, with protein MSSSSNKIGNMTTKIVRLKQVVTRWKSKSARTSISYSSSDSDSDEPAPPNRRTPSGYVAVYVGPERLRFVIPTRFLNLPVFVALLSQAEEEFGYPPTGALTLPCETAFFSTILRLLDKDEEKFCALTIHEFAQFASESCNWSSYK; from the coding sequence ATGTCTTCTTCATCCAACAAAATAGGTAACATGACCACGAAAATTGTGCGGCTGAAGCAAGTCGTAACCCGCTGGAAATCCAAGAGCGCGAGGACCAGCATTTCCTACTCCTCATCCGACTCCGATTCCGACGAACCGGCGCCTCCAAACCGCCGCACTCCCTCCGGCTACGTCGCGGTCTACGTCGGCCCGGAGCGCCTCCGTTTCGTAATCCCCACCCGGTTCCTCAACCTCCCGGTCTTCGTCGCCCTCCTCAGCCAGGCCGAGGAGGAATTCGGCTACCCGCCCACCGGCGCCCTCACTCTCCCCTGCGAAACCGCCTTCTTCTCCACCATCCTCCGCCTCCTCGACAAAGACGAGGAGAAGTTCTGCGCCCTAACCATCCACGAATTCGCTCAATTCGCCTCCGAATCGTGCAATTGGTCATCCTACAAATGA